A region of the Microtus ochrogaster isolate Prairie Vole_2 linkage group LG1, MicOch1.0, whole genome shotgun sequence genome:
tttcccaTTTCTATATGAGCTACCAATAAAATGGCGCacgcgcaagcacacacacaaagccaggcTTAAACAGAACAGTTTCTATTTAAGGACAGAGTTAACATAAATGTGATGATTGTGGGGATGTGGCCCTGCCTTTATCGTCTTTGAGGGGCCAGTGATGAAAACAGGTCTTGTTCTAGCTAATAATCCTGCTGTCAATCCCACTCACACAGGGATGAGTACAAAGATACAGTGAAATTagtacttttcctttttaaaaagaccttttaaatgatttatttttattttatgtattggtttgcctgcatgtatatctgtgtgagggtgttagatcccttggaactggagttacagacaattgacAGCTATTATacaggcactgggaactgaactcaggtcctctggaagagcagccagtgtagCGTCATCTCTACAGTCCATGTGAACGTTCCTTAATAGCAGATGAAAtagcagtaacaacaaaaattcagAGGTCTTGTCCTAAGAAAACTCCAACTCTACTGCTAAGAAAGTGGAAGGTGTTTAAGAGTTAGGGACTGCCTCACACCAGGGGCACAAACAGTTTAACTAATGGTTTATCTTTGACCTACTAGTTTACAATTTCTAAATGAACTTTGGGAGGAGGAGGTTGGACACTGAAGAGACAGCTAGCTGAAACATAGTTCTCAAGCGAGGCCAGAGAAAGGGCTAGACAGAAAAGACCCGTCCTTTCCTCAGGACTGAGTCCTGCTCACGCAAAGATGGTTTCATTCACATCTGCACCAGGGGACACACAGGTCATGTTAAATGCAGACCATTTTCCAAGGACTCTCGGATTCCCAACAGTTGATGCACAGCAAGGCCACGGCACTGCATGCCAAGGAATTACTTATGTACCGATAGAGATGTCCGTGGGCTCAGGGCTTAACCTAAGAACATGCAGCTAACACAGACAGGTCAGGTTAGCGCTGGTCCTGGAATTTCTGCCTGGCCTGGGTAACCCAAGGACATCTTACACACCTTGCTTTTCCAacttttcaacacacacacacacacacacacacacacacacacacacacacacacgggcagtCAAGACAACTATAGATCTGAGCTGCTGTTGTCTGTTCCAAGTGTGGCTGCATACCTGGAATGCTTTCTAACTTCCTTCTGAGCTCTTCGTTTTCTTGCTGCAATGAGATAAcctcctgctccagctcctggcaTCGAGGACAGtagccttcctcttcctcctcttcttcctcctccggCAGCGTAGAGGAGGATGGGTGACCGTGGGACTCAGACGTTGCCGGGGAGGTCCAGCCACCTAATGTATGCACCGGGGAGGTTGAGAGAGGGTCCACATCAGCCAGGTGGCCATACTCACTGACTGCTGAGGTGTTCGGAGTCGGGAAGCTCCCCGAGAGCAGGTAATTTTGGAGCGAGTCAGTGAACACTCTCAAAAAGGCAgaagtttgttgttttctttgcatATATTGCATTTCTATGTCTATGTTGTCAGGGGTCTGGCTCTGGACCCCCTTTGCAATGTGACACTGGTCCTGTCTTTCGTTATAACTAGAGCCTTCCTGCTTGACGCAAGAAATCATGGACTGAGAATGGCTGGAGTCCAGGAGTTTTCCTCCACAATTTAAGAGACTAAGAACACGACTGCACTGCTGGGCGAAGGCATCCAAGATCATCCGGCTCTCTGGAATGAAACGAGAAAGAGACATCAGTGACCCACAGCCAGGCATGGAAGAAGCAAGGCCCTCCATTTCCGGCTTAACCTTCCCACACAAAAGGCCCAGTAAACCCACCACAGAAAGGACACACAGCTCCCTATTGTTCTGTGACCAGTAGGTCCCCGGGACACTCCAACCCCTAACTCTGAGAAAAGGCCGGGAACCCATGGAGATGTCCCTCTCTGGCCTGCACAGGGCTGAGCTCACACCTTTGGCTTCATTAATATCCTCACTCTAATGAATTGAGCCAGCCACTGCAGACTCGGTTCCTCATTGATACGAGGCCTTCCCGCAATCATTACTGCTATTTCTGGAGTGCCCTCCTGCCCTTGCTATTCATCAGCTGATACAATCCCTGCTACAACCAGGCAGCTCATGGATGCAAGCTGGAGAGGAGAGATTAGTCCTTGTGAAGAGCTCCCTAGAAACCTAAGGTAACACAGAAGGCTGTACAGCAGAGGATGAGTGTGACACACACTGTCACCCGACACCCGCACTCCAGTCTTCCTAATCTGGAGTTCTTGTCAAGGCCAGGGTTTTGAGTGATGGGGCAGCACCATCTGAAAAGGGACTCCCTCTTCTCAGAGCCATTTACACTGGACCGCCATGTCCCCTACAGGGACAGAAAGTGTGGGTGCCATGAAGCCCCATACCTGATCTAGGCACACTGTCAAGCAGCGGAAAGTAAAAAGTGAAGAGAAACCAACCACTTTGCTAGAGACAAAGGAAAAATCTCTCCCAAATCTTGAAAACATTATAATGTTGTCCAATGCATCGCCACATAGGGAAACAGgtggctcctcctcctgctcGTCACCACAGAGATAGATCTCACTAGTACGGAGTGACACTGGTCAGGCCTTATTCAGCAGGAAGAGGATCCTTCAGATTTCTTCTTCCCCTTACCCAGATTCATGGTCACAAAACACTGACTGGAGAATTATTCAGGGGCGAGAAATTCTTATCATAAAAATGTAGCTTGTTACTGACTTTCTCTGAAGACACTGtctacatatttttgttttatttggtcagggaaagaaaaataaggtttttttaagtgaaaaatagTGAGATGCTTGAGGTCTTCTTTGGGGTAGAGACAACGGGTGTAGTAGAAAGCCTCAAGAAACTCACCATGTATGGTGAATGAAAACACAATTCTGTGTTGTCCATGAGCTGTGGTACAGATGCTGCCCCAACTACTTGGGAGGCCGAACGGGAGAATCATTTAATCCCAGGAGTGGGAGATCAGCCTGGGTTGCACAGTGAGGTCTCTCCTCAGGAAAAATAGGGCAGTAagtaggagggaggggagacaacATGAGACAtggacgacagacagacagactggacagaagtctttctgtctttctgtccagTAGCCAATGTTCTaccatgttcttttcttcttagcACATTTTTATGAAGTAGGTACTGGGAAAGGGTGGTCCACATGTCCTGTGTCAATTACTTAATTGGAAGACACATGAAGTATCCCATCCCCCAAGTCTGAACAATGCTACCATTCTGGGGGAATTCTGGGCTAAAACTTTTCTGTCCAGGAGAGGATTACAGACTACACTGGACTGGAGAGTCAGGCTACTAGTGCTTCAAATATATCCACTGAAGAATGGCTCGATATATACCCACCCATCACACAGAGCAGTAGGTGAAGGGGTTGTCGTGCAAACACAAGGACCacgctccatctccagcacccatataaaaagatGGATGTGGGGGGggtatatgcttgtaatcccagcactgggagactgAGACACAGGGTtgccctggggctccctggcctgCCAGCCAGCCTCGCCTAAGGTCTAATCAGTGAGACCATGCGCTAGCTCATGACTGagggcttgctgcacaagcatgaggagctGGGTAGGCAGCACACGCCTACAATCCCAGCCCCAggggcacacagacagaagataTCTGGAGCTTACTGACCAACAGTCAGGGCCAGGTGAGGGGCCCTGCTTCTAGAAAATGGGGTGGCTATCTTATAAGGAACTGCCTGACTCAAAAGCCCCATCCTTAAATGAGGAGCTATCGGCAGTTGATAGCAGACAGAGGATAATTTTGGGGGGTGGACACTAGTACACTGCCCATTCTCCAGTGAGCTACCGTACCGCCATGCACATATGGACTGTGATactggacttagtgggttattAGAAAAGAGAAGACATTTAGTGGGGAGATACACATGGGATCAGGATATaggcaggagctgggaggaggcaaTCGGGGTAGATGTGATCATATTTGTATACACCCGTGagttctcaaaacataaaaacaggaGGGGACAGCTGGAGACACCCAACACTGACCTCTGCCTGCCCCCCCAAGGTGAGAGGATATTCAGGTGCCAGCACTTTTAACCTGTTTGAACACATCACTGCTGCATATACCAGCCTCACCCAACACCACCTGGAACTTCTCCTGTTGCTGTCTATCTTGTTAtataggggtgctgggattacaggtgtgttacAGCACTTGCCTTTCCCTGGGTTCTACAgatctgaactgaggtcctccCACTTGCCacccaatgaaccatctctccagtctacttcctgttacGGAGGGCAGCACTACCCTCCCCTTCCTTAGATTCTCCTGTGACAAGGTCAAGACCCAGGAATCCTTCCACAAACCTCTCGGAAGGTTCCCTCTTACACCTGACTTATCCAGTCAAATACACACCGTGGTGCCAGAGCTCAGAAGTGTGGACCGTCTCAGCGAAGATACAAGAGAGTTGACGGAACACCACGGGTCAGTTTAAAACCCTGAACACAAACCTGGTCACTGATGAGGGTGCGGAGTCGTGATCTGTACCTAGGTCCTACAGATCCCCAGGTGCCATTTCTTTTCTGACCTACACCACACTAGGAGGTGAACGGCCGAACCACACAAGTGGAGAGGTGTTCCACTCTTGatattttacttcattattttgttctttcattagTAAAATCAAAGGATGGTATTGACAGGGAATGCTCCATTCTAGCACAGGAGCAGCGGCCATCAATTTAATCCTATAATCCACACAAGACCTTAAGTTGTATTTACTGTGTGCATTTTAATCATGCAGGCCCACCGACTTACAGCCCACGCACCCCTAACATAACCTTGACAAAAGGGATGGCCGCAGAAGGAAAGGCTTAAATGGAACAGTGCAGAAAGAGCTGCTCAAAGACATTTATTCAGTGTCCTACCAAACACCGAGCAGCTTTAATCATATTGATGAATCACATTACAGCATGGATTTCAAGAGGAAAAAATCTGACTTAGGGACAAGCGTGATTTGCTTTCTTAATTGAAGGATAAACTCATaacatgctgagaaaaaaatcattacgTAATATACTACATTATAAAGATAATCTATTAAAGTGCACTCAGAACATCAGAGAATTGCAATGATCACCGAACAGTTCTTGCCTGACTTGAAAAGGCATCTCTCTGAATTTGCTCTCAGAGCTGATCTATAGAAGAACGGCAACTGTAAATGTGTAAGGTTGAATTTTCCCCCTTTTCAAAAACCTTGAAATATCTGGGCAGTATATTTAACACCAAAATACAAAAGAGTGTGATAAAAATATCCCCACtgcactggggggaggggggagcgtAACTCTTCCATTTTATATGCACCACAATCAGCAATACTTTAGCTTTCTGGACAGACTACAGTCAGAAATGCAGGAACTGTGCAAGCCCCTTTCTGCTAAGAAATGTTCTGTTTCCTGTGAACATGACTGTCTTAACTGAACAAAACATAAACatggatttttcttaacttttttttaagcCTCTTGTCATAGAGTGCCCCACACACAGGGGATAGCAGAGAAATACAGAAATCTGCAGTCTACAAAGGGACTGTAGAACTACCTATCCCTAACTTCCCCACAAGTTAATAAATCACAGTTTCAAAGCCCTCTGAATGACCGCTAACTTAGCACGCTTTATTGTGCGCTAATGAGAGATGAAACCGTGCTCTATATTGTGCCCACCCTGCTTCTCAAGTCTAAACTCAGggctattactatttttttttaattaagattttcatttcctgaaattcTTCTGCACCTATGTGGTTTTAAGCCATCCTCAATTTGATAGGTGACTGAGACGGGATGGGAAACAGGCACTCAAACATTGCTTCTTCTCTACTCTGATGGCCTTCTGTGTAGGGCAAGATGTGTTCAGCATGTGCCCATCCCAGCCCACCCCTCAAGAGAATTCCATCTCTGGGAGGGAGATCATAGCACTGAAAATCAGTGGCAACCTTTTGATTTTAGCTCAGTCAAGGGtaaaatatgttaatattaaAGATGTAGCAGGAAATTTTTAGTGACCTATTGTTACCCACCCATTACATCTACCAAAGGACTTCCAACGAGCTCAAAATAGAGGCTCCCCTTAAAAGATTAACTTCTTTTTTAAGAGGCCTACATGGTATGGTACAGGAGACAGAAGTTAGAAAATTAAAGCGTCTTGGAAAACAGCACCCTCGTCTTAAATCAACGAAGGATGccttaaaaaaaagtcagccaatttttttttccataatggcAAACGTCAACACAGCAAAACAGGATgcaatttttctaaataaataaatcaatgatgTGTCAAAAATTAACAGATGAGTTAATATACTTGGTGCTATCAAAAGCAGGTGGCGCTTCCTAATATTCATCCTGCTCAGTCAATCCCTGAATATTTTCTGGACCATCGGTATATAAAATAGGATGCTGCTATTTGTGATGGCAAACAAAAGCAATCATGCCTGCCAAGCACATACTATAACAGGCGGCATTTCAGCTCTGCTAGACAGAAAGTAATTAGAATGCTTTTAATGTCCAAAAGAATGATGCTGATAGGCTGCCACAGATGTGTagatttatgaatatttatatggTGGTTTATGGCTGACACTTTTATCAGTTGAAGAAGATAAAATATCTGCCTGACTCAAAAGCTTGACAGTCAGGTTAATAAAATCTCATTAAAGAGAATGACCTATGCAATTATATAGGATTTATTGTAATTCATTTTTGATTGTACTCTGCTTAAAGATGCAATTTCCCATTTCCTGATGCCAAATTTAGGCTGCATATCAAGATCTACGTGGGTTTTTAACTCTAAGCCTCCCACAGAggaaaaatatgcttttaaaaccaTGGTGTATTACCCCTTTTAAGGAAAATTATACTCTTCACGAGATTTTATAAGAATTTCgagaaatctatttttaatcaCGTATTTCTTTTCTCAATGGCTTGTAGCATCTAATGGCAAATAAGATTCACTTCAACCTTCCATCTTTTCACCGCCTTTACCTCTTCCACCCTGAGCTCACTCAGCACACCGTGGTTTGACAACTTTCAGCTGACAAGGTGGCCCTGAACACTCGCCACAGCCGCGCCACAGCCACGTGGCTGTGAGAGCAACAGGCAAAGCCCCACCCGCCCCGCCCCATGTGTTTAGAAGGCCCTGGTGAGCACACACGCTCATTGGCTCCAAGTGGCACCATTAGGCCCTCAAAGAACCAATTGGCTCTCCATGTGGCTGTCCCTCTGATGGCCACACACGTCACTGTGCCCGTTGAGAGATGGTCTGTCCACTTGTGATGACTCTTACCTTAATTCTATGGCTCCCCCTCTGCATCCAGAACGTTCTCTGGGACACAGAAGAAACCTACCATTCAGTTCTCAGCTTTCCCATACCTCTAGGTAGGCACCCAGTGACCTTACCATCCTAGTGACTTTACCCTGGAGTCcacactaacaaacaaacaaacaaaaaaaaaacaatcccccCCCTCAAAACCCTGACCAGAACAGCCTTGAGAAAACTGGTAATATGGGAaagtttgaaagaagaaaaaaagccccTTCCTATCTTTAGATTCAGTGGCAATGGCCTCTAACTTGTGATAAAGACAAACTTAAAATAggatactagaaaaaaaatactgaggggaggaaaaaaaaaaccaaaaaactccaAATGAAGATGACAGAGAAACTTCCAGAACAAAAGCAGCCATGGAAAGGAGGATAAGAGAAGGAGGCTGAAGGAGAGCGTACAGAGATCATGGCGGGGAAGAGCAATAAGCGGATGAAAATGGTAAGGAAGGAGCAGATGGATGAGGTTCtagaggaagcagagactggagcaCAGCAGTCTGAAGAAAGTGCTCGTCCATGGGCTGGACCAGGCAGATAAGGGCTTCAGTACCGAAGATGAGCTTGGAACCAACATTATACAAGAGGTCAACTATGGGCAGTGGGGAAAGGACCCAAACTGCCTAAAAACAACATAGAGAAA
Encoded here:
- the Bend4 gene encoding BEN domain-containing protein 4 — translated: MILDAFAQQCSRVLSLLNCGGKLLDSSHSQSMISCVKQEGSSYNERQDQCHIAKGVQSQTPDNIDIEMQYMQRKQQTSAFLRVFTDSLQNYLLSGSFPTPNTSAVSEYGHLADVDPLSTSPVHTLGGWTSPATSESHGHPSSSTLPEEEEEEEEEGYCPRCQELEQEVISLQQENEELRRKLESIPVPCQTVLDYLKTVLLHHNQLLPQPADQPTEGSKQLLNNYPVYITSKQWDEAVNSSKKDGRRLLRYLIRFVFTTDELKYSCGLGKRKRSVQSGETGPERRPLDPVKVTCLREFIRMHCTSNPDWWMPSEEQINKVFSDAVGHARQGRAVGTFLHNGGSFYEGMDHQASQDEVFNKSSQDGSGD